The Thermodesulfobacteriota bacterium genome contains a region encoding:
- a CDS encoding HAMP domain-containing sensor histidine kinase yields MSRLRALLSPIAVFVGVQLAWVLAVVFWIYGSLRSQRRLRELAEVYGPELPQHPVDWLILAEGLLLLVVILVGVYVIFLYWRRQAALYREQKRLLSQVTHELKSPLASLRLYLETIRLRRPDPEQLDSFVETMLEDTERLNRLTTHLLQANRLEHRGLKLALRSGDLSAFVEQYFRERLQDLPENGSLEVRVEPGLRARFEAESLGMALRNIFENAVLYSDGSPRLAVVLEGTERACRLSLADQGRGLEPRELKKVFRMFYRVRRGSEEVSGSGLGLFLARMVVLRHKGRIWMQSPGPGRGTTVHLELPRLREEPTPAEAP; encoded by the coding sequence GTGTCGCGCCTTCGCGCCCTGCTCTCCCCCATCGCGGTCTTCGTCGGCGTCCAGCTCGCCTGGGTACTGGCGGTGGTGTTCTGGATCTACGGCAGCCTGCGCAGCCAACGCCGCTTGCGGGAGCTCGCCGAGGTCTATGGCCCAGAGCTTCCCCAGCACCCCGTGGACTGGCTGATCCTGGCCGAGGGGCTGCTGCTCCTGGTGGTCATCCTGGTCGGCGTCTACGTGATCTTCCTGTACTGGAGGCGGCAGGCGGCGCTCTACCGCGAGCAGAAGCGCCTGCTCTCCCAGGTGACCCACGAGCTCAAGTCGCCCCTGGCGTCGCTGCGCCTCTATCTGGAGACGATCCGGCTGCGGCGCCCCGACCCCGAGCAGCTCGACTCCTTCGTGGAAACCATGCTGGAAGACACCGAGCGCCTCAACCGGCTCACCACCCACCTCTTGCAGGCCAACCGCCTGGAGCATCGGGGCCTCAAGCTCGCCCTGCGCTCCGGCGACCTCTCCGCGTTCGTCGAGCAGTACTTTCGGGAGCGCCTCCAAGATCTCCCCGAAAACGGCTCGCTGGAGGTGCGGGTCGAACCGGGGCTGCGCGCGCGCTTCGAGGCCGAGTCGCTCGGCATGGCCCTTCGCAACATCTTCGAGAATGCAGTCCTTTACTCCGACGGCTCGCCCCGGCTTGCGGTGGTGCTGGAGGGAACAGAGCGCGCGTGCCGCCTCTCCCTTGCCGATCAGGGCCGGGGCCTGGAGCCCCGAGAGCTCAAGAAGGTGTTTCGCATGTTCTATCGGGTGCGCCGCGGCAGCGAGGAAGTCTCGGGGTCCGGGCTGGGACTGTTCCTCGCCCGGATGGTCGTGCTGCGCCACAAGGGCAGGATCTGGATGCAGAGCCCGGGCCCCGGCCGGGGCACCACCGTCCACCTGGAGCTCCCGCGCCTGCGGGAGGAACCCACCCCTGCGGAGGCCCCGTGA